The window GGATCCCCGCGCGGCTCTCTCCGCGGACACCTGTAGGGATCGCTCTGGCACGCACGGCGGCCGCGCACACACGCGCGCACACACTCACACTCGCACCGCGTCCTTGCCTGGCTCCCCcaccctcctccccacccctggcAGACACCACGGGCTCCCGGCACCCTCCCGCTCCCGCGCCCCTCGCACGGAGGCGCAaaccccttcccttccttcgccccgctccgcccgcagCCGCGGCGCCCGCCCCGCGCACCTTGcgcccctctcccctccccgcCGCGCCTCCCGCATTCCCTCCCCACCGACCCTTCCCCCGGGGGCCAGCCCAGTCCCTGTAACCCCcgtgaacacacacacacacacacacacacacacacacacacacaccccccgTCTCCTCAAACCTCCCCTTTCCCCCACTCATCACCCCTCGCACACAGCCCCCTCCCTCCGTGTCATTGTCCCCGGGCACGCACGCCGTGTCTCACACCGCCAGCCAGCACCCGGCTCCCCGCaccccccacccaccccaaaccctctccaTCACCGCCTCCTTCCCCTCCGCCGCAGCggggccccgcggccgcccgcACATCCCCTGCCCGCACTGGATGTCCCCCCCGGGCTCCCCCCGAAGCGCGGCCCCCCGTGCCCGCCCCGGAGCGCGGCCGCCCGGGCTCCCCTCGGGCTCCCCCCGGAGCGCAGCCCCCGGCGGGTCGCTCCGCTCCGGTCGGGGCGGGCGCGGGcagcggcgccgccgccccgtCGGGCCGCGCAGGGCGGAGCTGTTCCGGGTGCTGAAGCGGGAGCGGCCGCTCGGCGCCGTGCCGCAAGCCAGCGGCGCCCCAGCCCGCGGGCACCGCCGCGCCCCGGAGGGCCCTTTGGGGAGCGGGGAGAGGATGCGGGGGCTCCCGGAAAATGCCTCGGCTGGTAGCGGCGTTGCCAGAGGTGGCTCCTGCCGAGGGGCAGGGAGGGCGTGGGGAAAACCTGGGGTCTGCCTGATGCTGGTGGGCACGCCTGGTTTCTGCCCGCGAAGTTTGGGGGGgtttcttcccttctcccttttgCTGCTCTTGCCCATCTCACGTGtggcaaataataaaaataatcgTGTTGACATTTAGaggaatgaaattaaatatagaGAGAGTAGGAGGTGACTTAGCAGCTCTGAACGTGTCAGGTGCAGGCAGCTGAGGTGTGtgcctgtttttaaaacatttctccctggcagggtcatctctgcctcctctccccacacacgcatgcacacacacacacacacacacacacacacacacacacaccccagccTAGAAGAGGgcttggcagcagctctggccatgCTATTGTGCCTGCCTAAGTGCTGCTGGCAAAGAAATgtaagggaggggaaggggaagcgATGAGTGAGGGAGGTGTTGGAGATCCTCTCCTCCATCAGGAGAGATCTGCTAATACACAGCTTCCAGAAAAGatacagcagctctggggcagaaAAGCAGCCTCTCCACTGAAACATTTTGGATGTAGAGACCTCTTCAGAGGATAAGGGTGAACTGTGGAATATATATAATTTGAAAACAGAGGAGCTATTCTCTCCTTGTTCCCTTAAATAAGGGCAGCTGAgtaaatatacataaaatactGCAACCAATTTCAGAGGACTAACACCTGGGATTAGCTGATCTGCATTGTGAATAATGTCAACATCAGAGCTGGCTTGAATTGGATTTTCCCTGCTATAGCAGAAAATATCAGCCCCAGAGGAAACCAGgtagcagaaaaaagaaaatgttttcaaaaacattaaaaaaaaatattcaaaaagcTATTTAAGAAACTATTGCAGTTCTTGCTCTCcccaggaaaaataaaccagtaGGTGTGCCATGTGTGGTGGAGCTTGTCAGTTCCTGCTGGgagctttatttttttgacCTGTATTAGAAACAACCAGAACTGGGCTTGGTAGCATTATCTGTATGACTAGGAGCTTGTAGCTTCACAGGTGATggtgttttcaaaaataaattaaaataaaatatattgacCAATAGACACCATCTTTTCAGTTTAACGTTGTTCTTGTAAGAATAAAATGCActactgaaatatttgaaagtttTGGAAAGGTAAGTAGTTTACATTTAGATTATACCATAAAAATGTAATCTAGTATGAACATATATGTTGAGATTTGTGTTTAGCGCTGCAACCCATTTCAATTTCTCAGTAACTTGAAAattacagcagcattttcctaATGCCCAACACcagtcaaaatgaaaaaataatcacaaacaTTCACTATTGATCAACTTTGTGATTCAACATGTTATTAGTTGTCATTTCTTATTATTCTGTTTCAATTCCTTGCAGATtggaaacaaaaacaataaagGAAAATCACCCCCCTGGATCTTAGCCTTGGCCTTTTTCAAGCAAAGAGAAGAGGAACTGCCAGGCTTTGCATGTCAAGTGGCCACTTGGCTGTTTGACAGCTTCTGGGTTTCAACCCCGTTGGGATTGAGGCAGCTCAAGCAACCACGAGCGATGAGTCCTGTCGTCTGCTGACGCTGCTCCAGCACCATGGCAGACAGGCTGTGATATGACAAGAGGATCCATCCTAGGGAGGCAGTGTTGGGATCCATAATTGGCTTCCTGGGAAACTACAGCTGGTGGAGAGGATGTAAAAAGAGGCGCGCATGTGCCAGGATATTGCTACAGCCTTGCCGAGCTGGTGGATCCACTTGGAGGAGAGTTTTGCCACTgatcttggtttttttcccgGTTTGGTAATGTTGgctttggggaaaatttctGCTGACTCACCCACCCCTGGACACCTTTTGCAGAGCGTGGCCGGCCAGTGAAGAGACCCAACGGCGCCTTACTCCGACTGCGGGTCCCCTCCGGTGGCCCCTGGCACCATCTTGTGCCCAACCCCATCCcgtggggcagctgcagccccccgCCCCGGGGAGTCTCCCACAGTGACCCCCGCACCCGGGGCGGGGGTGAGCGTGCCCAAAGTTTCCAGCGCGGCCTGCGCCCGGCAAGATTTTACCCTGTCTGCCGCCGGGGCCCCGGTGCCGCCCCCCGCCAGCCCTGCCGCCCCGCTCACCCGCCCCAGGCCGCGCAGGATGGGGGCGGTGCTGGTGCGGCGCGggggctgcctgctgctctggctggccctactgctgggctgctgggctgagctgggcagcgGGCTGGAGTTCCCAGGTGCGGAGGGCCAGTGGACCCGCTTCCCCAAGTGGAACGCCTGCTGCGAGAGCGAAATGAGCTTCAACATGAAGACGCGCAGCTCCAGCGGGCTGGTGCTCTACTTTGATGACGAGGGTTTCTGTGACTTCCTGGAGCTCATCCTCACCCAGGGAGGGCGGCTACAGCTCAGCTTCTCCATCTTCTGCGCCGAGCCCGCCACCCTGCTCTCGGACACGGCGGTCAACGACAACCGCTGGCACGCCGTTGTCATCCGCCGCCACTTCAAGAACACGACGCTGATCATTGACCGAGCAGAGGCCAAGTGGGTGGAGGTGAAGTCCAAACGGCGGGACATGACTGTCTTCAGCGGGCTCTTCCTAGGAGGGCTCCCGCCGGAGCTGCGGTCGGCGACGCTAAAGCTGACGCTCTCCTCCGTCAAGGACCGGGAGCCATTCAAGGGCTGGATAACAGACGTGCGGGTGAACTATACGCAGGCGTCGCCGCTGGAGAGCCAGGAGGTGCGGCTGGATGATGAGCAGAGCCGGCTGTGCGCCAGGGACGACGTCTGCCTCAATGGGGGCGTCTGCTCGGTGCTCAACGACCAGGCCGTCTGCGACTGCTCCCAAACGGGCTTCCGAGGGAAGGACTGCAGTGAAGGTAAGGGGCCATCTCAGCTCGCCCCATCGCCCCCCTCCCCATCGCTCCGTGGAGGGGACGGGTCAGAGGCTAGGCCTGCATGAAGTTTCATCTGTATGAGTGgatcttcctccctcccctcccttcccactATGTCCCCGGCTCCCCTCTTCCCCACCTTCTCCTCCATGTCTTCCATGTGTCTCTGTGGCCAACCATGGTGCCATCACTCTTCTGTTCTCTGCAAGGATGGgtgagaggaggaagaggatgttATCTGAGCATCTTCCTGTGATTTCGGGTTGTTTTGGGTAAAGGAGAGATGGGTGCTGGGTACCAGGTGTCACCCAGATGGCAGAGGGTGGCTAGAACCACGCTcgctgggagctgagggagggaaCGTGCATGCCTATGACAAGCAGCTGGTGGTAATTagtttggggagcagggaaattGATGCTGGGCATAATTTAACTGGATTAAGTGCAAAGGTGACCTGGGCTTGGTTTTGTAGGGTAGAGGAGACCCAGAGTCCACTTTGTATTTGCCTCTGCTGTGtcattgaaataaaatcagtgatttATTTGTGAATTCCTTAAATTGtggctggggaggaaggggatTAAACAGAGGATTATGTTTTTACATGAATGCGAAGGGTACTGCTTTGCAACATATTCAGCAATTCACCATGCCAGTTAGACAGGGAGAACACAAAAGGGCAAGGGGGAAGTACATACTCCAAGACCACAAAATGACTGAGTAGTTTTACCAAGGAAGAGGGAATCTAGAAAAACAGCAGTTTCCTTAATCTCATCTACAAATAAATCACTGGGTAAAATATGATTCATATTCAGTCCCCATTATTTTTGGCAAATGGAAAGAATGTGAACGTTTTCTTTGCAGATGCATGCAGGActcttgtttttattattttgttagtAAATGTACCATTGCTTGCAGCTCCTTAGGCATAGAAATTATGTATGTTGTGTACCTAGAGCAGGACGTGAAGGTGTATAAATGAAATAAGAGTAAATGTATCAAGGGAAAATATTATCATGTCAAAATTGAAGAGCAATGACCTaagtttaaaatgtaaaagGTAAATATGAATAAGATATTATCAAGGCCAAATTAACATCTTCACTGAGTGGCTGCATGACATTTATGGCTGAATAATTTGCCTTTAGCATTTCTATCAGATTTCACACattataagaaagaaaacatcatttgTGACTGTGCTTTATTATGTAACACCTTCTGTCCTTAGTGTCAATACTCAAAATGCTACAGTCATTCTGCATCCTGTTTACTTTATCAGCTGTTTATCTCTCATCTGCCATTTGtgaaaaattcaaaccaaattaacactttaaataattttgtatagGAGCAAATAATACTTTCAGAAAATTAGTCATTTGTAGTTTCAATTGCACCCATTCCTAGAAACTGAAATATCTTTTCTATTAGGTAAACCCTCTCAATTGATTTAGTATTTGGTTGtcaatttttaatatatgataCTACATAATATATAGGTACAATATTGAGTTGTCTTAGCATCTCTGAGTTAGGCCctattataaagaaaaagaaaattatgaggTGTAACAGCTTTGTTAAAGCAATAATGGTATTTTAAAtactattaatattattttacatttatatgcCCTTTACACTGAAACatagtttatttatttgaagTTATTTTGCATATGTAATACTTATGTGAAAGAGTTCATGTGATTGCATGTAGTATCAGTCAGATAAATTATTGCCTTTACATAATAATAGGTTCAGTGGCTATTTTTAAGGAACATTTTTACGTTTAGATAAAATTTTAGAGAAATACATgcacatatttatatttagtgAAAATTGTATGGAATTTTTAAGATAATACTCAAAATAACATTTAGAATCCCCTTCAAATTAAGGTAAAATGCTGACTTCATGAAAGTGCTAGTGATTTTACAGTAGGCGTCAGTGGCATCAAGATTCTCCTCACATGTCCCTTGACTACTAAGAAGCCTTATAAAATAATAGCAAAGCTTATAATTTTAACAGAAAGTATTCAGATTCTGATTTCATTTGAAACAGGATGCAACGTTTGCCCTGACAGCAACATAAATGGAACTACATTGCAGTTTATACCTGTTAATTGAGAGAAGGTAGCAGCTGACACTTCCATCAGTCAAGTTTTGATGAAGGGATTCGAAGTTACTCATATGTGCCAGCAAAGATATTGAACTGttgtaaattatttaatattctaagaaacagaaaaggcagaaggatGAGTAAAGCCTTTGTATCTGCCAAGAAAGAAACCTTGGCTTGTGTTCTTTAGTTTTTGTAGCCAACATAGACATTAAGCTGTTGAACTTTGATCTTTTGTTCCCAGAATGTGTAAATTTCCCACAAGCCTTAGAAAGACATTGCCATTGCTAGAGGATCATCTCAGGCTGCAATTATCTGCAGGGGTCTTTTGGGTTTTCACTCATAcccttgttttggtttttgtttaaaaatggttttaggTAGGAAGACCCCCCCAACTTTccatttttatctgaaattgTAGCCACATGTCCTAGTTGATACCTTTTCTTTAAAGGTGAAAGATGGTGATTAAATTCTTTCTCCTTGGATTTTTTaacaatatataatttttttttttgccttggatTTGTTGTTTTTCTATATCTCTGCAGTCTGTTAAAACACAGATTTCCTCAGTGTAATGAGGAGTGTAGGAATTAAtaccaacaacaacaaagaaaaccttttcaaaattttctacCCTGATTGCACATTTAggaattaaaaagtaataaatttaGAGTCAACGTTTCAATTCTTAAGATgccattttaaatacaaatttagtcattttcaggagaaaatctggtgggtttttttccccagattttcatCTTTGAAAAGGTTATTAATGATccctgaagtaatttttttttttgtaagaatgAAGTTCAACCAagttttgggttggatttttttgttctgttgggttttttctttttttcttttttttaacaaaaaaatagtaatttaaattattttcagtaatataataatataaattatagtaatataaattatttctagTAGGCTTAACTGGTTTTATACCTGTCTAAATCAGGAGTAGCTTCATTTATGTTTTATG of the Camarhynchus parvulus chromosome 3, STF_HiC, whole genome shotgun sequence genome contains:
- the NRXN1 gene encoding neurexin-1 isoform X33, which translates into the protein MGAVLVRRGGCLLLWLALLLGCWAELGSGLEFPGAEGQWTRFPKWNACCESEMSFNMKTRSSSGLVLYFDDEGFCDFLELILTQGGRLQLSFSIFCAEPATLLSDTAVNDNRWHAVVIRRHFKNTTLIIDRAEAKWVEVKSKRRDMTVFSGLFLGGLPPELRSATLKLTLSSVKDREPFKGWITDVRVNYTQASPLESQEVRLDDEQSRLCARDDVCLNGGVCSVLNDQAVCDCSQTGFRGKDCSEEDNYVEGLAHLMMGDQGLGKGEVKKNGKVKELLLWEWMTI